tactaggtctatttcatcaattacatctatttgactatttaagttaatctctttaatatataacatttctaaaaaatcttataaattatatagatattaataaataaattttaactgtatatttaaattttatttttacttataacaaaatatgttaaaaaacctaacaaaatcttaataaaattttaaaatatttttaaattaatgcagcgactgatttcataattaataatatagtattgttataatgtatttacttataaaatcccacaatatactaaaataaataacatagaaatataaattatgctaagaaaatatcaattttatagtataactaaataaaattttaaaatgtattgtattcagtctgtaaaaattagaaaaaatgaatgagattctcaatttttttatttcatactatgaatttattttaccaaactcgaaaatatattaatatataataacaattaataataaagtaaaatatataaaacaaatcattatacaCTAATAATATTGAATAAGAAacataaccaataacattatagatttacacaatatataatactaaaatgtaaatatcttttaaagttTTGCGATGGTatctgttatatatttataaaatgaaaatctacCCGCACATCTGTGCGGGTGAAAAATctagtaaatatttatatcacgTGCATGAACACGGAAAAGTTACCTAGTATATCAAAGTAAAACGATAGAAGCTATAGTTTTTATACGAAGTTCGTTAAATTACTTAAAAtctgattaaaaataaatgctgtaaatatattataaatattgaaaaagatttttttaatccaGTCAGTTTTTGTTTGCCACGTAAAGATAACCTTACAATAATCTTATTGTATACTTAGATAAAATAATGGGCAGTTTTGTGATATTTCTGATTTAGCGTCTATCCACCTTCCGAGGTTCTAAAGAGATTCACCTTCCCAACCTTGCACATTGTAACAACTAACAACGTGGGAGACATGTGCGATGTCTACACATGTAAtcagttatataaaaaaatagattgttGTATTATACTATTACTTATGGATATACTCGAATACTTCTCTTTTATTCATTTTGAGAATACTTCTCTTTTGTTCATTTTGAGGAATATCATTACCATCCAGTCTCTCAATTTCGGTTTTCAATAGCGACCAACTCCAAAACATATGTCCAATCTCGCAAACAATTATATGTATAGATGTGAAAACTATGAATGCAAACTATTATTTTCTCCGTTTCTAAAAGagtcatattttaaaaaaaaatttgtttcaaaaaaatatcttttcacagtttcaatgcataaattaattataaattataaaattcataatatataattatgtttattaaaattatattggttaaaagttgtaGAGAATAGTTAACTACGAAAAATAATGTAttgataactaaaatttaatataattttttaataagtgtaaaaattttaaaatacatttctttctaaaacagatggagtaattcacttttcttaaatatgattttttttcttattgtacacagaaaaatatgttttcattataaattacaaaaataattacaGGTCATATTTAATTCTCTTATACATATATCTATCCAAACTCTGACGTGTATCAAGAAAAAGATTATTGCCTAAGATTGATGACCCGAAAAAATTTGTCTTCCATATTCCATCGCATGAGTTGAATTTAAAGAagtattttgtgattttggatCTAGCGTAAATCtcgttttaaaaataattatagacAAACTGGGCATTATAGATGTTGAGAATCTTCAGCTGACTCTAGCTTTTGCCAACTCTTCTACAGTTCTCTATGGCATCATTCGTAACCTTCTTGTCCAAGCCGGAGACTACATTTTCGTACTGAAAAACAAACACGATATAActttactaatatatatttctttttttattaatatagattTCTCAGGTATATTTTTCACTATTTTTTGCGTGTGCtattattttccaaaatttcaaatattttggaatTAGAGTAGTAAAAGAAAGTCCCTTCGTGTCatccaataataaaaaaaatgataggcCGAAGAAAATGATAGAAATTAGATTTgtgaaatctattttaaaacatttcaaTCTGAATTTATATACTGTTTTAGGATAGCAAAATGCTTATCTACGATCAACCATTCTCCAGATACCACGTGTATGACTCTAAAACAATCGTCAGagtcatttaaaatattttccaacGTCAGATCAAGTATCTATCCAGTGCTGACTCAGCCGGATAAACCTAAACCGGTGCTGCCTCACCATTAAAATTAGAATAAACCGGCGAAAGTAAAGAAATATCAAATATCCAATCAGTAGTTGGGGAAATACAACACGTGGCAACAGCTACCCGGTTCTTATCCGGTTCGggggtaaaaaataaaattggcCTCTTCACACGAAACGCGACATCACGTCGCCGCTTGGACTTTATAAATAGAGCCATCGGTCGCAGAGAACAAGACATCAAACAAAGCAATACCAAGAATATTACTTTGCgattaaataagaaaaatgtgTGGAATTCTTGCCGTTTTAGGATGCTCCGACGATTCTCAGGCCAAGAGAGTTCGCGTTCTTGAGCTTTCTCGCAGGCATTAAAAGCTTTCCTCTGCttttcttatatttctttctttgttttcgaTTCTTTAAAATAGGAAAAAGAAACAATTGGTTTGTCACGCTAAAAAAACTTATAACCGGCAATCACATTATGATTTGTTTGATGTTAGACATCAAAAGACACAAACCAAGAAAGttatgtttgtttgagttattATGATGAAGATTGATGTGATCTAATACCATTTTGTACTATTATTAGTATGTTCATTTTCGTAGCCTTTTTGTTGAACGCGACAGAAATGATGCTTGAGCAAATCAAACGTCTCTCCCTTTTGAGAATTCTATTTGAAATCTctcagaaaaaataaaaagaaaactaaacttCCTTTGTTTATTTGATTGTTGAATATTTCGGAGGAATATCtaagtttttgaaaatatttaaatcttacaataatttttcttttaaataatattttggctATAGATTGAGGCACAGAGGACCTGACTGGAGCGGAATATATCAGAACGGGTTCAATTACTTGGCCCATCAACGTCTTGCAATCATCGATCCTGCTTCCGGTGATCAACCTCTCTTTAACGAGGACAAGTCCATTGTTGTCACGGTACGCTTCAAGAACTACGTGCATGTTACATCCATGGAGTCATTATGaatcttttgatatttttgaagtttaaaattttctattgtTGGTTTTGTTGGAAGGTGAACGGAGAGATTTATAACCATGAGGAGCTGAGAAAGGGTTTGAAGAATCACAAGTTCCACACCGGTAGTGATTGTGACGTCATTGCTCACCTGGTATGTGTGATTTCATTTTGCCAAGTAACTTGTTATTTCTTGATCTGATCGAGTTTGATGTGTTTGTTGGTGATATAGTACGAGGAGCATGGTGAGAATTTTGTGGACATGTTGGATGGAATCTTCTCCTTTGTGTTGCTGGACACAAGAGATAACTCATTCATGGTGGCTCGTGACGCGGTTGGTGTCACTTCGCTCTACATTGGTTGGGGATTAGATGGATCTCTGTGGGTCTCTTCCGAGATGAAAGGCTTACACGAAGATTGTGAGCATTTCGAAGCCTTTCCTCCAGGTCATTTGTATTCAAGCAAATCAGGAGGAGGGTTTAAGCAATGGTACAATCCTCCTTGGTTCAATGAATCTGTTCCTTCTACGCCTTATGAGCCTCTCGCAATTAGAAGCGCCTTTGAAGACGtaagaaaacttttttttttttgtaaaaacttaAGAAAACTTATCTATGAAACCAATCAAAGATCTCTTTTTGTTTGTATGTGGTGTGAGAAATtaacatgtttttctttttctttttctttaggCTGTGATAAAGCGGTTGATGACTGATGTTCCATTTGGAGTTTTGCTATCTGGTggtcttgattcttctcttgtTGCATCCATCACTGCCCGTCACTTGGCCGGTACTAAGGCCGCTAAGCGATGGGGTCCTCAGCTCCATTCCTTTTGTGTCGGTCTTGAGGTAAGATATACTAGAACAGAGTTACTCTGTTTATAAAACATAGTTTTCATGAGatgcaatgtttttttttatatattaaaattaatatccttttttttttctttccttttcctttagGGCTCGCCGGACTTGAAGGCGGGGAAAGAAGTGGCGGAGTATTTGGGGACGGTGCACCATGAGTTCCATTTCACGGTGCAAGACGGGATTGATGCGATTGAGGATGTGATCTACCATGTCGAGACATATGATGTGACGACAATTAGAGCTAGCACACCCATGTTCTTGATGTCCAGGAAAATCAAGTCTCTAGGTGTTAAGATGGTTCTTTCCGGTGAAGGTTCTGATGAGATCTTTGGAGGGTATCTTTACTTCCACAAGGCACCTAACAAGCAAGAGTTTCACCAAGAAACTTGTCGCAAGGTATCATCTATTTAGTGTAATCACAAATAAAACATTACCCAAAGAGGAAAGATCTTTTAACTCTATGTATGCAATGCCTTGCAGATCAAGGCTCTTCACAAATACGATTGTTTAAGAGCCAACAAAGCTACCTCTGCTTTTGGTCTAGAGGCGCGTGTTCCTTTTCTGGACAAGGAGTTTATCAACACCGCTATGTCTCTCGACCCTGAATCCAAGATGGTAACTACGAAAACTCAAATACCTTCTTTCACAAGCTAACGTACACTCGCTTAAACAAACTTTTCTATTATGGGATTTATTAGATCAAACCAGAGGAAGGGAGGATCGAGAAGTGGGTTCTAAGGAGAGCCTTTGATGATGAAGAACGTCCTTATTTGCCAAAACACATTCTCTACAGACAGAAAGAGCAGTTTAGTGATGGTGTTGGCTACAGCTGGATCGATGGCCTAAAAGCCCACGCTGCTGAAAATGTATTCCACAAAAGATTCTCATATCTCTTCTGTTTAGCTAAATTTTGGTCTAGAtctgatttttttatatgttttgtttttaggtTAATGACAAGATGATGTCGAACGCTGCTTTTATCTTCCCTCACAACACCCCACTCACCAAAGAAGCTTACTATTACAGAATGATCTTTGAGAGGTTCTTCCCACAggtaaaactcttatttaatattcagatgATGTAAtggaaactcttttttttttttttttggtttagcaAATTTACAACTTTTGAGATGGTTTTATTGTGCAGAACTCGGCAAGGCTAACTGTTCCCGGAGGTGCGACCGTGGCTTGCTCGACCGCAAAAGCGGTGGAGTGGGATGCAAGCTGGTCCAACAATATGGATCCATCTGGAAGAGCTGCGATTGGAGTTCACCTCTCGGCCTACGACGGCAGCAAAATGGCATTGCCCTTGCCGCCACATAAGGCAATCGACGACATCCCAATGATGATGGGACAAGAAGTTGTGATTCAGACATGAGTTTGAAGGATATATAGGGGAGTTCTTTAAAGTTGTCCTAATCGGTTTAAGTTGtatggtttcaaaataaaattggtTTCCTGTTCTTAGGGAAATAtgaatgtataaattaattttcttgtaCTATTAGTAAAGATTCGAATGTACTGTTTCTACAAAATCGATGTACATCAatcttattataattatatgtattgTAATATGATATGAATAATGTGACTGTGCTTGTTTTCACAAAAACTTATTCATGAAATGTGTGTTTCTAGCTTTTTGTTTCCTTCAATGTGTGAAACCTCCTAATCTTTTTGGATTTTCTCGCAAACAGATTTTGTATTCTTAGCTGTATCGCCCCTTGGCTCTCCACGTCGCCCAAAGCCACTCCTCATCGCCATGACCTCTCTCCATCTCCTCATCGTCCATTCCTCATCGCCAGCATGCGTATCATTCTTCCTCCTCACTTATTCTTCATTGTCATCTCTGATTCCTCTGTTTAAtatgttctcttttgaattttGTCTGAAACGTTTTCCGTTTTGTCGTAATTCGAAGTTGACGTTGAAATTTTACGAAGAAAACAAGAAATACTTTAACTTGAAcacaaaaaatgtttatatcaTTTCATAGACCATAATGACCAAAAACCGCAACTTCTAGTAAGCTGAAGATTTTTTTTCGAGAAAAACCGTAAAACGTGTAAATAGTAAAACAGTCCAAAAATGGCCTTAAACACAACACAGCCCACTTACGACTTAGAACATAAAGCGGCCAAATTTCAGTAACGGTTTACCTTGCTTGGAGAGGATATTGGAAGAAAAAGAGGATAATGAAAGATTTCCAAAAGGATAAATCCGAATATCGACAAGACAAGAAAGATGCTAGAGGCGGATTTTCCTGAATTAAACGTGACAGACAGTCAATAGTCTCTGGGTAGAAGATTCTGAAGCCCTAAGCTGAATTGAATATACACAAAATACGGTTTTTTCAAAAGCTTATGTGCCAGAATGTCCTGTTTTATGTTGACACCAAAACCGTGCCTTATTGTCCCCAAAGTGTTGGATTGATACATATCTTACATGGTTTTCACAAGATTTTGCATGTTTTCTACTCAGATGACAGTAATTCAACTCGCTCAAAGCAgatattattacatatatattcaacATAGAGTACACAATTTTACCCCCCAAAAAAAACATAGAGTACACAAGTAAAAACGACTTTTTTAAGGTGTTGTGTCAGCCTTTGCATTGGTTGGAACGCTGGGATCGTGTCTGGTGTTTGCAGATGGATCACCATAATCCTCGATGCTCACCATCAATAATCTTTTTGCTACCCCTGTCTTCCCAAttcctaacaaaaaaaaaacaattcaaccttggtcaaacccaaaaccaaaatcAGAACTTTGGTATAATTTAACGAATTAaaacataaagaagaagaagaagacaaattaattaaaaagaagTAAAACCTGAAACAGGAGTGTTGCGGCCAGAGGATGTAACAAGTGGAAGGGTTAGTAtgagaaacaaaagaagacGAACTCCAAAACTCATCTCTGTTTGGTTTGGGAGGTATAGACATATGCGTCGTATATACTTATAGATGTGACATGATGATACCAAAATTGAATCTGCCGTGTGTATCCAAATGCAACCTGTTTTTCACGTGAACTAGAGACTAAACATTAAAGCCTGCCATTTTGTGTGGGTGTATGTGCGTTAAAGAACAGTGTTAGTTTGGGAGATGGGATATTAATGGCCACAAGATGACCAAGGAAATAATGACACCTGGTTAGGCTTATCATATCGGCCTCGCGAAGTTGCGCCTTGCATTTTATTCATTGTTTgtgttctctctttcttttttccagaaaacttttaaaataatacaaacagatcagaaaaataggtttctgtttttataaaaataagcgGACACGTCAGCATAGGGTGATTTGTGAgaagattagggttttgaagAGTTCACCGCAAGCAATCAGGCCCCACGCCGATGTAGGCGCCAGAGACTCAAGTCGCCGTGGAGTCGGGCTCGGAAACGAGCAAGGTAAAACTGTGAAGCAGTTGAACACGTCATGGGTTAAAGTCGTGGAGAATGGACCATCGCTCTTGTTCTAGCAACATGAGTAAGTGAAGGACAAAAAGTTGTTGAAGTTCCGGATGATGTGATATCAGAATCTGTACCTCTTTGGGATGACCTTCTTGAAGATCGATTTCTGGACAAGGCACCACATGTAGCAAGAATCCACTTCATAGTCAATAAGATCTTGCCTTTGGGAGATAAATCTATCAAAATTGATGTCTACGTCGTCAATGATCACACTGTGAAATTCAGAATCAAAGACGAGGGTACAAGGAAAAGGGTTTTGAAAAGGGGCATGTGGAACATTGCAAACATCCCATTAATTCTTTCAAAGTGGTCCcctgaggaggaggaagaagaggtcgaagatataaaaacaatttcaatgtGGATCATCATGAAGAATGTCCCCCACAGGATATTCTCTTGGAAAGGCCTTGGTTTCATAGCTAGTGCTGTAGGAAAACCAAAACGCTTATACCCAAATATGCTCCAATGTAATAGCTTTGAGGAAGCGAAAGTTTTTGTCGAAGCTAATATGAAAAAAGAACTGCCGACTAGCCATCATTTCAAGTCTAAACTTGGGGTAGATGCGGAGGTTGAAATGGTGAATAACTTTTTGGTTTCAGAAGAAACGGATTCaaggttaaatattactaacATGTGTATGATTCCAAAGACGGAGAGGTCTACAAGGATGATAAAACTGAGTCCAATTAGTCTATGTAATGTGGgggtataaaattatttcgaaGGTTTTGTGTCAGCGATTGAAAACATGCCTCCCCTCCCTCATATCGGAAACTCAACCAGCATTTGTGGCAGGAAGGTTGATTtttgataatattcttatagctcAGGAAATATTCCATGGATTGCAAACCAATAAAGCATGTCAAGGAAAgtatatggcaattaaaacaGACATGAATAAAGCGTATGATAGGGTGGAATGGGATTTTATCAAGGCTTTACTATAGAAGATGGGTTTTGATCTTCATTGGATTAAACTAATGATGGAGTGTATATCATATGTTCAATATCGGATTTTACTAAATGGTCAACCACGTGGCATCATTGTTCCACATAGAGTTTTACGTCAAGGGATCCTTTatctccttatttatttatctgtgtactgaggctttaattgcaaatataaaaaaaggtGGAAAGAGGGCAACAACTAATGGGAATGAAGGTAGCCAGAGCATATTTATCGATATCTCATTTTCTCTTCACGGACGATAGCCTCTTCTTTTATAAAACTCAAAAACAAGAGTATCAAACCATTCTCAGGATTTTAAAGAAATAGAAGATAGTATCAGGTCAactcataaattttgataagtctTTGATCCAATTGGGACACAAGGTTGAAGAATCTGCCAGACATGAGTTAAGGGATATTTTGGGCATACAAAATTTACGAGGAATGGGATCTTACTTAGGTTTACCAAAAAATCTCGGGGGCTCCAAGATACAAGTTTTTACCTTTGTCCATGATCGGCTAAATAATAGGTTCAACGGCTGGACTTTTAAACTTTTCacaaaaagagaaaaggaaGTGATCATTAAATCAGTAGTTACGACAttaccaaatcatgtgatttCTTCCTATCATTTACCTAAGGCAACCGCAAAAAAGCTGACGAGTGCGGTAGTACAATTCTGGCGGAGTCCAAGAGGAAGTACAAGAGGtatgcactggaaatcatgggacaaagtatgtGTAAATAAAGACGaaggaggtttggggtttaaagacatcactgatttcaacacaAAGATGCTCGGTCAGTTATGACTTCTGATAGAGAAGCCAAACactttattttctcgagttttcaaaggtcggtattacaggaacgcctcacccctggaaccgattcgttcatattctctgtcatatggctggcggagtatcgtatctgctagatctctggtaagcaaatgactaatcaaaagggtgggatcatGATCATCTATATTTCTATGGAATGATCCATGGTTCCAAACCACTCATCCGAGACCAGCTAATAAAAACCAACACAATTTCTACACAACTTGGAGCTCGCAAGCAATTCGGGATTTGGTGGACCCATAGGATGTGAAATTTATAGAAAGCATACCGCTGAGTAGGATTCAGATAATAGATAGAGATGAATggcatttcaaaaaaaaaaaggaaatatacGGTTAAATCAAGATATCAGGCAGAACGGATTTACCTAGACAAGGAAAGACCACCACTACTATTTGGACCCACAGTTGATGTATTGAAGGCATTTTGTTGGAAAATACGGTGCCCACCaaagataaaaacatttttttttgcaattggTGTCCGAATGTATAACATTTAAGCAGAATAAGCAAGCACGAAGGATACAAGGGGACATATGTTGTGCAAGATGCAGAGCCTATGAGAAAtcgataaaccatgtgttttttgaatgtcctccaacACTTCAGGTTTGAGCTTTCTTACAAATACAATCAAATCCAACTATTTTCCCAACAAGTTTTCTCTTCACAAACATGGATCATATCTTCCGGAGAGTTTTCCCGCAGATGGATGATCGTCAGTTTGtatggatattatggtacatttggaaaggaaTGAATAATAAAGTCTTCATTAATATGGACATTGATCCTAGGGAAACActcaaattggcagaaacaTAATCAACACTCTGTGATGAGGCACAAATATTGAACAAACAAAGGACAATACCACACGTAGAGGTTACGACCATATCGTCAATTctaggaagatggtgtttcacagataGTTCATGGAAAGAGAAATGATACTTTCTCCGAAAAAGGTTGGCTCAATA
This genomic interval from Brassica napus cultivar Da-Ae chromosome A6, Da-Ae, whole genome shotgun sequence contains the following:
- the LOC106371358 gene encoding asparagine synthetase [glutamine-hydrolyzing], which encodes MCGILAVLGCSDDSQAKRVRVLELSRRLRHRGPDWSGIYQNGFNYLAHQRLAIIDPASGDQPLFNEDKSIVVTVNGEIYNHEELRKGLKNHKFHTGSDCDVIAHLYEEHGENFVDMLDGIFSFVLLDTRDNSFMVARDAVGVTSLYIGWGLDGSLWVSSEMKGLHEDCEHFEAFPPGHLYSSKSGGGFKQWYNPPWFNESVPSTPYEPLAIRSAFEDAVIKRLMTDVPFGVLLSGGLDSSLVASITARHLAGTKAAKRWGPQLHSFCVGLEGSPDLKAGKEVAEYLGTVHHEFHFTVQDGIDAIEDVIYHVETYDVTTIRASTPMFLMSRKIKSLGVKMVLSGEGSDEIFGGYLYFHKAPNKQEFHQETCRKIKALHKYDCLRANKATSAFGLEARVPFLDKEFINTAMSLDPESKMIKPEEGRIEKWVLRRAFDDEERPYLPKHILYRQKEQFSDGVGYSWIDGLKAHAAENVNDKMMSNAAFIFPHNTPLTKEAYYYRMIFERFFPQNSARLTVPGGATVACSTAKAVEWDASWSNNMDPSGRAAIGVHLSAYDGSKMALPLPPHKAIDDIPMMMGQEVVIQT
- the LOC106370272 gene encoding protein PSY2-like — translated: MSFGVRLLLFLILTLPLVTSSGRNTPVSGIGKTGVAKRLLMVSIEDYGDPSANTRHDPSVPTNAKADTTP